Proteins from a single region of Paenibacillus sp. BIHB 4019:
- a CDS encoding cupin domain-containing protein has protein sequence MSRLNNWENAEPGVKRKIFTPGETIMMMEVHFEEGAEGYLHSHVHEQFSYCLEGQLEFSINGEKTVISAGETIFIPSNAEHGCRALKASKLLDTFTPLRQDLIN, from the coding sequence ATGAGCAGATTGAACAATTGGGAAAATGCCGAGCCGGGCGTAAAACGGAAAATTTTCACACCGGGCGAGACGATTATGATGATGGAGGTGCATTTTGAGGAAGGAGCGGAAGGTTATTTGCACAGCCATGTGCATGAGCAGTTTTCCTACTGCCTGGAAGGGCAGCTGGAGTTCTCGATAAACGGGGAGAAGACGGTCATTTCCGCAGGCGAGACGATCTTTATCCCTAGCAATGCCGAGCATGGCTGCCGCGCCTTGAAAGCAAGCAAGCTGCTCGACACCTTTACGCCGCTTCGGCAGGATTTGATCAATTAA